DNA from Synechococcus sp. CBW1108:
AGGTCGCGGCCGTAGGCATCGATGTTCTGGCCCAGCAGGGTGATCTCCTTGAAGCCGCGGGCGGCCAGGCCCTCCATCTCCAGCTTGATGGCGCCCGGTAGGCGTGACTGCTCCTGGCCCCGCACCGAGGGCACCACGCAATAGGTGCAGCGCTCGTTGCAGCCGTAGATCACATTCACCCAGCCGCAGACGCTGCTGTCGCGGCGGGCGGTGGTGATGTCTTCAAGGATGTGGTGCTCGCCGGTGGCCACCACCTGCTGGCCCTGCTCCACCTGGGCCAGCAGCACATCGAGCCGGTTGGCGTGCTGGGGGCCCATCACCAGATCCAGCTCGGGCACGCGCCGCAACAGCGATTCCCCCTCCTGCTGGGCGACGCAGCCCGCCACCACCAGGGTGAGGTTGGGGTTGGTGCGTTTGCGCTGGGCCTGGCGGCCCAGGTAGCTGTACACCTTCTGTTCCGCGTTGTCGCGGATCGTGCAGGTGTTGTAGAGCACCAGATCGGCCTCCAGCTCCGCCTCGGCCTCCCGATAGCCCATCGACTCCAGGATTCCGGCCATGCGCTCGGAATCCGCCTTGTTCATCTGGCAGCCGAAGGTGGTGATCCAGTAGCTGCCGCGTTGGCCGGGCGCCGGTCCTGTTGCCGGGGCTGCGCTGGCGCTGGGCTGGGAAAGGGTCGCGATCATCCAACCAGTGTCGACCATGGCTGATTGTCGCGATCGATGGCCCCGCCGCGACGCCCCGCTCAGAGGTGGTCCATCACCGAGAGCTGATAGCTGGTGCGCCCCAGCCGCCCACCCAGTTCGGCGGAGAGGGCCAGCAGCAACTGGATCGCTGTTTCCGGGGAACGCAGCCGCAGGCGCTCGAAGTCGTCGCGGCTGAGCACCAGCAGATCCCCAGGTTCATCGGCCACCACGTCAGCGCTGCGGGGCTTGCCGCTGAGAAAGCTGATCTCGCCGAAGCACATGCCGCTGGTGAAGGTCGCCAGGCGTGAGTGACGGCTGTCCCCGCTGCCGAACTGCACGTGGACCCCGGTGGTGAAGTGCCCCGCGACAATCAGGAAGAGGCTGTCGCCATCGTCGCCTCGGCGGATGACCCGTTCGCCGGTCTTCACCGTGCGCGGCACCAGCAGGCTTTCCAGTTCCTGTCGCTGGGGCGGATCCAGTTGCAGGAGCAGCGACGGACGTTCCGGTGATGGTCGGTCGGGCCGCGCCTCGCGGGCCTGCAGCAACAGCTTTTCGCCGAGCTCGAGGGCGATGTCCAGTTCATCCACCCGCTCAATGCCCGTCTGGGCCAGGAGGTCGGCCCATCGGGGCGACTCGATCAGTCCTTGGGCCCGGGAGATCACCACCCGGATTCCCTGGCGGTCGAGTTCACCCAGCGTCTGGATCAGCATCTCCAGGGAATTGGGCAGGAGTTCCTGCACGTGGTGCATGTCCAGCACGATCACCCTGGCGCTGCGCGCCATGCCCTCCAGGTTGGCCAGCAACTGCTCCGTTCCGTAGAAATCCAGAACCCCCTGGGCGTGAAGAATGCGCAGGGACTGGCCCTGATCGCGCAGGTGCACCAGTTCCGTGTTGGTGCGCCAGCGGCGCGACTGAATGTGGTTGCCGGTGTAGCTGCGGCGGATGGCCGAGCGGCCCAGGGGGTTCTGGTCGTAGAGGTGCAGGCTGAGGCGCTCGGAGAGCTCTTTGCAGGCGGCCACCCCGCGCACGCTGTTGCCGTAGCTGTCGAGCGGCGGGGAGTAGACGGCGATGCCGAACTGGCCGGGCACCACGGCCAGGACGCCGCCGGCCACCCCGCTCTTGGCGGGCATGCCGACATCGTGCAGCCATTGGCCGGCGGCGTCGTACATGCCGCAGGTGCCCATCAGGCTCAGCATCTGAACGGTGGTGGGGGCATCCAGGGGGCGTTCGCCGGTGAGCGGGTTGCGTCCCTGGCAGGCGAGGGTGGCCGCCATCACACCGAGATCGCGGCAGGTGACGCTGATCGCACACTGGCGGAAATAGAGGTCGAGGCCGGGTTCCACATCCCCCTCGATCACCGACACATTGCGCAGCAGGTGGCTGATGGCCCGGTTGCGGTGGCCGGTGTCCCGTTCCGAGGCGTAGACCTCCAGGTCGATGCTGAGCTCCCGCCCAGCCAGCTGGGAGAAGAAGTGGAGCAGCAGCGCCTCGGCCCCGGCACCGGCCAGCTGTTGCAGTTGGGCTGAGGTGGCGATCGCCCCCGCGTTGATCATCGGGTTGCGCGGTCGGCCCGTTTCCGGATCGAGGCTGATGGCATTGAAGGCTTCCCCCGACGGTTCCACCCCCACCTTGCGCTGCATGTGCTCCACCGAGAGCTGTTGCAGCGCCAGGCCATAGGCGAAGGGCTTGGAGATCGACTGGATGGTGAACGGCTTCTCCGTCTCGCCCACCGCATAGATCCGGCCATCGGCCATCGCCACCACGATGCCGAAGTCCCGGGGGACCGCCTTGGCCAGCTCCGGGATGTAATCCGCAACGGCACCCTCCTGGCATTGGGACAGCCGGTCGTGGAGCTCCTGAAGCAACCCGAGGATCACCGTCGACTGGGTTGCGGGGGCCATGCAGGCACACGGTCGGGATTGGAACCTGGCCTGAGCCCAACCTGGCGAACTGTCGCCGATGCGACCGAAGCGAGCGCAAAGACATAGTGCGCCATCCGTCCCGCTCCCCTTGCCCTGCAGGGGCGGGCGCCGCCAACGCTGACGCCGGCCCCGGGCCGTGCCAGCTTGACGGCAGCGCCCCAGCCCCGATGCGCCTGCGCCTGCGCCGCTTTCCGCTCACCAAGGCCGTGCCGCTGGCGATCAGCCGCGGCAGCACCAGCGCCGTGGAGCACCTGCTGGTGGTGCTGGAGCACGACGGGATCACGGGCTGCGGCGAGACCGGCGGCTTCGACACTGGCCACCGCGCCTACGAGACCACCGCCATCGCGGCGGAGCTGGAGGCTCTCGCCCCGTGCCTGGTGCCCATGGCGCCCGAGCCCCTGCAGGCCCTTGAACCGCTGCTGGCGGGGCTCAGCCCGCCGGCGCGCTGCGGCCTGGATCTGGCGCTTCACGACTGGTGGGGCCAGCGGTTGGGCCAGCCGCTGCACCGGCTCTGGAGCCTGGATCCGGGAGCGTGTGTCGCCACCAGCGTCACCCTCGGGCTGGGGGAGCCCGCGGCGGTGCTGGCGCGGCTCGAGCGCTGGTGGCAGCAGCTGCCCGCCACCCGCATCAAGCTCAAGCTGGGCAGCCCCGATGGTCTCGCCCACGATCTGGCCCTGTTGGAGACCGTGGCGGCAGCCCTGGAGCAGCGGCGCCGGGCCACTGGCGTGGCGTGCGAGCTGCAGGTGGATGCCAACGGTGGCTGGACGCTCGATGCCGCCAGGGCGATGCTGGAGCCCCTGGCGCGGGCCGGCGTGGTGCTGCTGGAGCAGCCGCTGGCGCCCCAGGCCGATGCCGAGGCCGACACGGCCGGCTTTGCGGCGCTCCATCCGCTTTGCCCGCTGCCGCTGGTGGCGGATGAGAGCTGCTGGGACCTGGCCGACCTGCTGCGGCAGGCCCCCCACGTGGACGGCATCAACATCAAGCTGCTTAAGAGCGGCGGCCTGGCCGAAGCCCTACTGATGGCCCGTACGGCCCGGCGGCTGGGGTTGGGGGTGATGATGGGCTGCTATTCCGATGCCGCCCTGCTCAACGGCGCCGCCGCCCAACTGCTGCCGCTGGTGAATTGGCCCGACCTTGACAGCCACCTGAACCTGGTGGACGACCCCTTCAGCGGCCTGCACCTGGACGCCGATGTGCTGGTGCCCCCTTCGGGGGCCGGGCTGGGCATCAGCCTGAGGCAGGAGCCATGTTGAGCGCCTCCGCCCCGATCGTGCTGCTGCAGCACGGCGGCCTCGACGACCTCTCGGGCAAGACCGGCCTGGCCATGCTGCGCTACCGCTCCGGCCCGATCGTCGCCGTGATCGATCCGGCCTTCGCCGGCGCCGACCTGCGGGCC
Protein-coding regions in this window:
- the glsA gene encoding glutaminase A; the encoded protein is MAPATQSTVILGLLQELHDRLSQCQEGAVADYIPELAKAVPRDFGIVVAMADGRIYAVGETEKPFTIQSISKPFAYGLALQQLSVEHMQRKVGVEPSGEAFNAISLDPETGRPRNPMINAGAIATSAQLQQLAGAGAEALLLHFFSQLAGRELSIDLEVYASERDTGHRNRAISHLLRNVSVIEGDVEPGLDLYFRQCAISVTCRDLGVMAATLACQGRNPLTGERPLDAPTTVQMLSLMGTCGMYDAAGQWLHDVGMPAKSGVAGGVLAVVPGQFGIAVYSPPLDSYGNSVRGVAACKELSERLSLHLYDQNPLGRSAIRRSYTGNHIQSRRWRTNTELVHLRDQGQSLRILHAQGVLDFYGTEQLLANLEGMARSARVIVLDMHHVQELLPNSLEMLIQTLGELDRQGIRVVISRAQGLIESPRWADLLAQTGIERVDELDIALELGEKLLLQAREARPDRPSPERPSLLLQLDPPQRQELESLLVPRTVKTGERVIRRGDDGDSLFLIVAGHFTTGVHVQFGSGDSRHSRLATFTSGMCFGEISFLSGKPRSADVVADEPGDLLVLSRDDFERLRLRSPETAIQLLLALSAELGGRLGRTSYQLSVMDHL
- a CDS encoding enolase C-terminal domain-like protein, with protein sequence MRLRLRRFPLTKAVPLAISRGSTSAVEHLLVVLEHDGITGCGETGGFDTGHRAYETTAIAAELEALAPCLVPMAPEPLQALEPLLAGLSPPARCGLDLALHDWWGQRLGQPLHRLWSLDPGACVATSVTLGLGEPAAVLARLERWWQQLPATRIKLKLGSPDGLAHDLALLETVAAALEQRRRATGVACELQVDANGGWTLDAARAMLEPLARAGVVLLEQPLAPQADAEADTAGFAALHPLCPLPLVADESCWDLADLLRQAPHVDGINIKLLKSGGLAEALLMARTARRLGLGVMMGCYSDAALLNGAAAQLLPLVNWPDLDSHLNLVDDPFSGLHLDADVLVPPSGAGLGISLRQEPC